One window of the Rubrobacter aplysinae genome contains the following:
- a CDS encoding GntP family permease — MSPYALLGIIVAAVALILFLVIVVRLHAFVTLLIVSGLTALVAGIPPGNIIDTIETGMGDTLGYIAVVVGLGAMFGEMLRVTGGAEQIARTLIGAFGEQRIQWALALTGLLVAIPVFFDVGLILLIYLVYSITQNLGRSIYYYAIPLLAGLVVAHGFIPPTPGPIAAAGILNADLGWVILWGLIAGIPAVIVGGVLFGTFLGNRVYVGVPEYMLRGEEEAEEEEDGTKSTPSFGLTVSIVLLPLVLILGNTLAGTVLPEDSAWRTALTLIGNPFTALTIAVLLAFYVVGVRHGYSREEVQGIASRALEPVGLIILVTGAGGVFGAVLSESGLGDQLQQLLQASNLPIVVLAFLVAVLVRVSLGSQTVAIVTAASVVTSVVSVGEYSAPLLGAIVIATGAGSTVLSHVNDSGFWLVSRYLGINEKQTLQSWTVMETIVGVVAFLVILVISLFL; from the coding sequence ATGTCACCGTACGCGTTGCTCGGCATAATCGTCGCGGCCGTCGCGCTGATACTGTTCCTCGTGATCGTGGTCCGGCTGCACGCCTTTGTCACGCTTCTCATCGTCAGCGGGCTCACGGCGCTCGTGGCCGGCATACCTCCGGGCAACATAATAGACACCATCGAGACCGGGATGGGCGACACTTTAGGCTACATCGCCGTGGTCGTCGGACTGGGGGCGATGTTCGGCGAGATGCTCCGGGTAACCGGCGGGGCCGAGCAGATAGCTCGCACGCTCATAGGAGCGTTCGGAGAGCAGAGGATACAGTGGGCGCTGGCCCTGACCGGGCTTCTCGTAGCCATCCCGGTATTCTTCGACGTTGGCCTGATACTCCTGATCTACCTCGTCTACTCCATTACCCAGAACCTGGGACGCTCGATCTACTACTACGCGATACCCCTGCTTGCCGGGCTGGTCGTGGCCCACGGCTTCATACCCCCGACGCCCGGCCCCATAGCGGCGGCCGGTATCCTGAACGCGGACCTCGGGTGGGTGATCCTCTGGGGCCTCATAGCCGGCATCCCGGCCGTCATCGTCGGCGGCGTGCTGTTCGGCACGTTCCTGGGTAACAGGGTCTACGTCGGCGTGCCGGAGTACATGCTGAGAGGCGAGGAGGAGGCCGAAGAGGAAGAGGACGGCACGAAGAGCACGCCCTCGTTCGGTCTGACCGTCTCCATAGTCCTGCTCCCGCTGGTGCTTATACTGGGTAACACGCTGGCGGGTACGGTGCTCCCCGAGGATAGCGCCTGGAGGACCGCGCTCACCCTGATCGGCAACCCCTTCACGGCGCTGACTATCGCGGTACTGCTCGCCTTCTACGTCGTGGGAGTCCGGCACGGCTACTCGCGGGAAGAGGTGCAGGGGATCGCCTCCAGGGCCCTGGAGCCGGTCGGGCTCATAATCCTGGTTACCGGGGCGGGAGGGGTCTTCGGCGCGGTGCTCTCCGAGAGCGGGCTCGGGGACCAGCTCCAGCAGCTACTCCAGGCCTCGAACCTCCCGATAGTGGTGCTCGCCTTCCTCGTGGCCGTCCTGGTCAGGGTCTCGCTCGGCTCCCAGACCGTGGCCATAGTCACGGCGGCGAGCGTGGTTACCTCGGTCGTCAGCGTCGGGGAATACTCGGCTCCCCTGCTCGGGGCGATAGTGATCGCGACCGGAGCCGGGTCCACGGTGCTCTCGCACGTGAACGACTCCGGCTTCTGGCTGGTCAGCCGCTACCTCGGGATAAACGAGAAGCAGACCCTCCAGTCCTGGACCGTGATGGAGACGATAGTGGGGGTGGTGGCGTTCCTGGTGATACTGGTGATCAGCCTCTTCCTGTAG